In Pseudothermotoga hypogea DSM 11164 = NBRC 106472, the following are encoded in one genomic region:
- the ychF gene encoding redox-regulated ATPase YchF → MKKAGIVGLPNSGKSTLFNALTNQNVPAEKYPFCTIDPNVGVLVVEDERLNKLAQLEGSKDKVHPFFHIVDIAGLVKGASKGEGLGNQFLDHISKVDMIFHVVRCFKIDDVSHPMGSVDPARDIEVVEIELMLKDLETVNRRIEKIAKQAKTGDENARFELYFLERLKHHLESGKPARTLERNEQEQIVLDSLFLLSEKPVIYVANVDEWGLEQELDKIVEKMAKERSSEAIVVNAQVECEVRELPFDEAKELLSAYGFEEGLKKRFLDHIKRALRLICFLTATKNEARSWLIPEGTTAYDAAGLIHSDIQKGFIKAEVIAFEELLRYSSFKEAREAGAVKFHGKDYVIREGDVVHFLFHA, encoded by the coding sequence ATGAAGAAGGCTGGCATCGTTGGACTTCCAAACAGTGGAAAATCGACCCTCTTCAACGCGCTCACGAACCAAAACGTTCCCGCCGAGAAGTACCCGTTCTGCACCATAGATCCCAATGTGGGCGTGCTCGTCGTCGAGGATGAAAGACTCAACAAGCTCGCACAGTTGGAGGGTTCAAAGGACAAAGTCCACCCCTTCTTCCACATCGTGGACATCGCAGGCCTTGTCAAAGGTGCGAGCAAGGGCGAAGGTTTGGGAAACCAGTTTTTGGACCACATAAGTAAGGTCGATATGATATTCCACGTCGTGAGATGTTTCAAGATCGACGATGTCTCTCATCCCATGGGAAGTGTTGATCCTGCACGAGACATCGAGGTCGTCGAGATCGAACTGATGTTGAAGGACCTCGAGACGGTGAATAGGAGAATCGAGAAGATTGCGAAGCAAGCAAAAACGGGTGATGAAAATGCTCGCTTCGAGCTGTATTTTCTTGAACGCTTGAAGCATCATTTGGAATCTGGGAAACCGGCAAGGACTCTGGAAAGAAACGAGCAAGAACAAATTGTTCTCGATTCGCTGTTCTTGCTCTCAGAAAAACCTGTCATATACGTTGCGAACGTCGATGAATGGGGCTTGGAACAGGAACTGGACAAGATCGTCGAGAAGATGGCGAAAGAAAGATCTTCTGAAGCTATCGTTGTGAACGCACAGGTAGAATGCGAAGTGAGGGAGCTTCCCTTTGACGAAGCGAAAGAGTTGCTTTCGGCGTACGGTTTCGAAGAGGGTCTCAAAAAGAGATTTCTCGATCACATCAAGCGAGCTCTCAGGCTCATCTGTTTTCTCACGGCGACCAAGAACGAGGCTCGAAGCTGGTTGATTCCGGAAGGAACCACGGCGTACGACGCCGCCGGCTTGATACATTCAGACATCCAAAAGGGCTTCATCAAGGCTGAGGTCATCGCTTTCGAAGAACTCCTTCGCTATTCTTCGTTCAAAGAAGCGCGCGAAGCGGGAGCTGTCAAATTTCATGGCAAAGATTACGTGATCAGGGAGGGAGACGTTGTCCATTTTCTGTTCCATGCTTGA
- a CDS encoding divergent PAP2 family protein has translation MSIFCSMLDLFKNTPLVATVLSFLTAQLIKIITHRSLKAFKKYGGMPSGHAAAMSGLAFTLGRCVGYSSPITAVAVALLMVVVSDAVNLRPYVREDLGHSWIEAFAGIGVGFLVSHLLPARIPLW, from the coding sequence TTGTCCATTTTCTGTTCCATGCTTGATCTGTTCAAGAACACACCACTTGTAGCTACAGTACTTTCTTTTTTGACCGCTCAGCTCATAAAGATCATCACACACCGCAGTTTGAAAGCCTTCAAGAAGTACGGTGGGATGCCTTCAGGTCACGCCGCGGCGATGTCCGGGCTGGCTTTTACACTTGGCAGGTGTGTCGGATACTCATCGCCCATCACCGCGGTTGCAGTTGCTTTACTTATGGTCGTGGTCTCAGACGCGGTCAATCTAAGGCCGTACGTTCGTGAAGATCTGGGGCACAGTTGGATCGAAGCCTTCGCTGGGATCGGTGTTGGTTTCCTTGTTTCACACCTTTTGCCTGCAAGGATTCCACTCTGGTGA
- a CDS encoding YifB family Mg chelatase-like AAA ATPase — protein sequence MPAKLSSATLVGLNVSLVEVEVDIDKKSVIHDVDIVGLGDTAVKESKKRIKSALKNSGFDFPHGKIVVNLAPADLKKEGSLLDLPMAMGILQACGHLNECDFLCVGELSLDGHIRKVKGVLTILAQLSKEGFSKPIVVPKENETEAKMVKNLKVFCFEHIKELVEFMNGLVKYEPVKFEGLPPFSYDEDVDFADVKGQTLAKRALEVAAAGAHNVLMKGSPGAGKTMLARRICTILPPLSDEEALEVLTIYSAVGQADIKKLSRPFRAPHHTASTVAIIGGGNDARPGEISLAHNGVLFLDEFPEFRRDVIEALRQPLEEGFVTVARAKTTVTYPSRFMLVAAMNPCPCGNYGDPKAVCNCSPYDIVRYNKKVSGPILDRIDILVQLPRLEPEEYFSKNSSEKSERIRERVIKAREIQKRRYREIGISTNSQLNAKLIKRFVQLDEKTEELLKLTVSRYNLSARSIDKILKVARTIADLEGSEALNYKHVAEAIQYKLQQE from the coding sequence ATGCCTGCGAAGCTCTCCTCTGCAACGCTCGTGGGATTGAACGTGTCTTTGGTCGAGGTTGAGGTCGACATAGACAAAAAAAGCGTGATACACGATGTGGATATCGTCGGTCTGGGGGACACGGCCGTCAAGGAGAGTAAAAAGAGGATCAAGAGTGCGCTGAAAAATTCCGGTTTCGACTTTCCTCACGGCAAAATCGTGGTGAACCTCGCACCGGCCGATTTGAAAAAGGAAGGATCTCTGTTAGATCTTCCAATGGCTATGGGAATACTTCAAGCCTGTGGACATTTGAACGAGTGCGATTTTCTGTGCGTGGGTGAGCTGTCTCTGGATGGACACATCAGAAAGGTCAAAGGTGTTCTCACGATCCTCGCACAGCTGTCGAAAGAAGGTTTCTCGAAACCGATCGTCGTTCCAAAGGAGAACGAGACGGAAGCCAAGATGGTGAAAAACCTTAAGGTCTTTTGCTTTGAGCACATCAAAGAACTCGTTGAGTTCATGAACGGACTCGTCAAGTACGAACCAGTGAAGTTCGAAGGTCTGCCACCATTCTCCTACGATGAAGATGTAGATTTCGCTGACGTGAAAGGTCAAACGTTGGCGAAAAGGGCGCTCGAGGTCGCAGCCGCTGGAGCGCACAACGTGCTCATGAAAGGAAGCCCCGGTGCGGGAAAAACGATGCTCGCCAGACGTATCTGTACGATTCTTCCACCGCTTTCCGATGAGGAAGCCTTGGAAGTGCTGACGATTTACAGCGCCGTTGGACAAGCGGATATCAAAAAACTCTCCAGGCCATTCCGCGCTCCACACCACACGGCTTCAACTGTTGCGATCATAGGTGGCGGAAACGATGCCAGGCCTGGAGAGATCAGTCTGGCCCACAATGGTGTTTTGTTTTTGGACGAATTTCCCGAGTTTCGACGTGACGTGATTGAGGCACTCAGACAACCTCTGGAAGAAGGTTTCGTCACGGTTGCGAGGGCGAAAACGACGGTGACCTACCCATCGAGGTTCATGCTCGTCGCCGCGATGAATCCTTGTCCGTGTGGAAACTACGGTGATCCGAAGGCGGTATGCAACTGTTCACCTTATGACATCGTCAGGTACAACAAGAAGGTCTCCGGGCCGATACTCGACAGGATAGACATTCTCGTTCAACTTCCAAGACTCGAACCTGAGGAATATTTTTCGAAGAATTCCTCAGAGAAGAGTGAAAGGATTCGAGAAAGAGTGATCAAGGCCAGAGAGATCCAAAAGAGAAGGTACAGAGAAATCGGCATTTCGACCAACTCGCAGTTGAACGCAAAACTGATCAAGAGATTCGTCCAGCTCGACGAGAAAACCGAAGAACTGTTGAAGTTGACGGTGTCGAGGTACAACCTCTCCGCAAGATCCATCGACAAGATACTGAAGGTGGCCAGAACGATCGCAGATCTGGAGGGTTCTGAGGCTCTGAACTACAAGCACGTGGCGGAGGCGATCCAGTACAAGCTGCAACAGGAATGA
- a CDS encoding flavodoxin family protein: MDWMIVYFTRTGNCERIAKKLAETTGYPALRMIDDVNWSGFFGFMKAGFYALTGKRTKIKVEGKLESDRIVLITPIWAGSITPAAKSFLDHFDPSKVLLVTVSEVTKPQDVYRSLKRKYNLLGVHGFNRQVDEDKSIKELAEKLQRV, translated from the coding sequence ATGGACTGGATGATAGTTTACTTCACACGCACCGGCAATTGTGAGCGCATTGCCAAGAAGCTCGCGGAGACGACGGGTTATCCCGCGCTACGAATGATTGACGATGTGAACTGGTCGGGCTTCTTCGGTTTCATGAAGGCTGGTTTCTACGCACTCACAGGAAAGCGAACCAAGATCAAGGTTGAGGGCAAGCTTGAATCTGATCGCATTGTTCTGATCACACCGATCTGGGCAGGTTCCATCACACCTGCGGCGAAGTCGTTCTTGGACCATTTCGATCCTTCTAAGGTCCTGCTCGTGACCGTTTCGGAGGTGACGAAACCGCAGGACGTGTACAGGTCTTTGAAGAGGAAGTACAATCTTCTGGGTGTTCATGGTTTCAATCGGCAAGTCGACGAGGATAAATCGATAAAAGAGTTGGCCGAAAAGTTGCAGAGAGTTTGA